From Amycolatopsis sp. YIM 10, the proteins below share one genomic window:
- a CDS encoding MarR family winged helix-turn-helix transcriptional regulator — protein MRDNVDWRLDQWRTERPDLDPGPMGVVARIQRANRLLERELRENFARFDLQLWEFDVLGTIRRCGPPFRLTAGQLVEATMVTSGAITNRIDRLVARGLVSREVDPANRRSVLISLTERGRELIDRVVVDHIDLEAKLLGDLGGGDQEQLAALLRRLLFSLGDHPEA, from the coding sequence GTGCGGGACAACGTCGACTGGCGCCTGGACCAGTGGCGCACCGAACGGCCCGACCTCGATCCGGGGCCGATGGGCGTGGTGGCGCGGATCCAGCGCGCCAACCGCCTGCTCGAACGTGAGCTGCGCGAGAACTTCGCCCGGTTCGACCTGCAGTTGTGGGAGTTCGACGTGCTGGGCACCATCCGCCGGTGCGGTCCGCCGTTCCGGCTCACCGCGGGCCAGCTGGTCGAGGCGACCATGGTCACCTCCGGCGCGATCACCAACCGGATCGACCGGCTGGTCGCCAGGGGCCTGGTCTCCCGCGAGGTCGACCCGGCGAACCGGCGCAGCGTGCTGATCTCGCTGACCGAGCGGGGTCGCGAGCTGATCGATCGGGTGGTGGTGGACCACATCGACCTGGAGGCGAAGCTCCTGGGCGACCTCGGCGGCGGCGATCAAGAACAGCTGGCCGCGCTGCTGCGCCGCCTCCTCTTCAGCCTCGGTGATCACCCGGAGGCCTAG
- a CDS encoding nitroreductase family deazaflavin-dependent oxidoreductase, translated as MALTSRPPRGPLRVLLRAPILCYRARLGFLFGHRLVHLVHTGRKSGRRREVVLEVVRYAPGEIVVVAGWGTRSDWFRNLEAAPAVKVQSGFTTWAAPAHHLLDEAETLRLLEDYRSRHPRAWKRLAPILGVPEDPRSAGDTLTRLRAVAFHPS; from the coding sequence ATGGCACTGACCTCACGGCCACCTCGTGGCCCGCTGCGCGTCCTGCTGCGCGCACCGATCCTGTGCTACCGGGCACGCCTCGGTTTCCTGTTCGGGCACCGCCTGGTGCACCTGGTCCACACCGGCCGCAAATCCGGGCGGCGACGGGAGGTGGTGCTGGAGGTCGTGCGGTACGCGCCGGGAGAGATCGTGGTGGTCGCCGGCTGGGGCACGCGCTCCGACTGGTTCCGCAACCTCGAAGCCGCCCCGGCCGTCAAGGTCCAAAGTGGATTCACCACCTGGGCGGCCCCGGCGCACCACCTGCTGGACGAGGCCGAAACCCTCCGCCTCCTGGAGGACTACCGCTCGCGACACCCGCGCGCCTGGAAACGCCTCGCCCCGATTCTCGGCGTCCCGGAGGATCCCCGTTCCGCCGGAGACACCCTCACCAGACTGCGCGCGGTCGCCTTCCACCCATCCTGA
- a CDS encoding pyridoxamine 5'-phosphate oxidase family protein, producing MNRNQLDEILNQPLSQELLARDLARLAFTALDGTPRAIPIGITWNGEQIVMCTAKNARKLPMLRRNPAVALTIDTESHPPKVLLLRGTAELDEVDGIPDEYMQWNGTYEMSPEQRTEWEAGVRALYDGMVRIVVTPTWAKLIDFETTLPTAIEELMARQRG from the coding sequence ATGAACCGCAACCAGCTCGACGAGATCCTGAACCAGCCCCTCAGCCAGGAACTCCTGGCCCGCGACCTGGCCCGCCTGGCCTTCACCGCGCTGGACGGCACCCCGCGGGCGATCCCGATCGGCATCACCTGGAACGGCGAGCAGATCGTCATGTGCACCGCGAAGAACGCGCGCAAACTGCCCATGCTGCGCCGGAACCCCGCGGTCGCACTGACCATCGACACCGAGTCCCACCCGCCGAAGGTCCTGCTGCTCCGCGGCACGGCCGAACTGGACGAGGTCGACGGCATTCCCGACGAATACATGCAGTGGAACGGCACCTACGAGATGTCGCCCGAGCAGCGGACCGAGTGGGAGGCCGGCGTGCGCGCGCTCTACGACGGCATGGTCCGGATCGTGGTGACCCCGACCTGGGCCAAGCTGATCGACTTCGAGACCACCCTGCCCACCGCCATCGAAGAGCTCATGGCCCGCCAGCGCGGCTGA
- the msrA gene encoding peptide-methionine (S)-S-oxide reductase MsrA: MTKSTERAVLAGGCFWGMQDLFRAQPGVVSTRVGYTGGEVRNPTYRNHRGHAEALEIIFDPAVTSYRALLEFFFQVHDPTTKDRQGNDIGTSYRSAIFYENDEQKRIAEQTIADVDASGKWPAKVVTTLSGDWTFWEAEAEHQDYLVKHPGGYTCHYVRPDWTLSSAPA, from the coding sequence ATGACCAAGTCCACCGAGCGTGCCGTACTGGCCGGCGGGTGTTTCTGGGGAATGCAGGACCTGTTTCGCGCGCAGCCGGGGGTGGTGTCGACCCGGGTCGGCTACACCGGCGGTGAGGTGCGGAATCCGACCTACCGCAACCACCGCGGCCACGCGGAGGCGCTGGAGATCATCTTCGACCCGGCGGTGACCAGCTACCGGGCGCTGCTGGAGTTCTTCTTCCAGGTGCACGACCCGACCACGAAGGACCGGCAGGGCAACGACATCGGCACGAGTTACCGGTCGGCCATCTTCTACGAGAACGACGAGCAGAAGCGGATCGCCGAGCAGACCATCGCGGACGTGGACGCCTCGGGCAAGTGGCCGGCGAAGGTGGTGACCACGCTCTCCGGTGACTGGACCTTCTGGGAGGCCGAGGCGGAGCACCAGGACTACCTGGTGAAGCACCCGGGCGGCTACACCTGCCACTACGTCCGGCCGGACTGGACCCTGTCGAGCGCGCCCGCCTGA
- a CDS encoding EamA family transporter has protein sequence MPGHTIGVTALTAAVPVGWATTYLVTTEFLPPGHPLVSGVLRALPAGLVLLAVTRKLPRGDWLWRSLVLGTLNIGALFVLLFVAAYRLPGGVAATLFAVQPLLVAGLAFALLGEKPTRWRLGWGLAGVVGVGLIVVRGRVSFDLLGILAGLGAAGVMAAGLVLTKRWGRPAGAGPTTIAAWQLTAGGLVLVPFALAFEGLPPALDARAIGGYAWLCVVGALLSYPIWFYGLGRLPVVAVSFLSLLSPAAATVLGRLFLDESLTAAQGAGFALALTAIAAAQLPPKAVAVKTA, from the coding sequence ATGCCTGGCCACACCATCGGGGTGACCGCGCTGACCGCCGCCGTGCCGGTCGGCTGGGCGACCACCTACCTGGTCACCACCGAATTCCTGCCACCGGGGCACCCGCTGGTCTCCGGGGTGCTCCGCGCGCTGCCCGCCGGCCTTGTGCTGCTGGCCGTCACGCGGAAACTGCCGCGTGGTGACTGGCTGTGGCGCTCGCTCGTGCTCGGCACGCTCAACATCGGTGCGCTCTTCGTGCTGCTCTTCGTCGCCGCGTACCGGCTGCCGGGTGGGGTCGCGGCGACGCTGTTCGCCGTTCAGCCGCTGCTCGTCGCGGGTCTGGCGTTCGCGCTGCTCGGGGAGAAGCCCACGCGGTGGCGGCTCGGCTGGGGGCTGGCCGGAGTGGTGGGCGTCGGCCTGATCGTGGTGCGGGGGCGCGTTTCCTTCGACCTGCTGGGCATTCTCGCCGGGCTCGGGGCGGCCGGGGTGATGGCCGCCGGGCTGGTGCTGACCAAGCGCTGGGGTCGTCCGGCCGGTGCCGGTCCGACGACGATCGCGGCCTGGCAGCTCACCGCGGGCGGGCTGGTGCTCGTCCCGTTCGCGCTCGCGTTCGAAGGGCTTCCACCCGCGCTGGACGCCCGCGCGATCGGCGGTTACGCCTGGCTGTGCGTGGTCGGCGCGCTGCTGTCCTACCCGATCTGGTTCTACGGCCTCGGCAGGTTGCCGGTGGTCGCCGTGTCCTTCCTGTCCCTGCTCTCACCCGCGGCCGCGACCGTCCTGGGCCGGCTGTTCCTCGACGAGTCCCTCACGGCAGCACAGGGCGCCGGATTCGCGCTCGCGCTGACCGCCATCGCCGCCGCCCAACTGCCGCCCAAAGCCGTCGCCGTCAAAACCGCCTGA
- a CDS encoding aminotransferase class IV family protein: protein MTQFVAQLDGKDATAAELAPLAFSGYAHFTALQVRDGRIRGLDLHLKRLRDASAEMFGTALPDEQVRAHVRTAVEAGPADLSLTATVFSANREFTAPGGQAKLSVLVRTGPAATPPAGPLRLSAVEHERFLPARKHVGEVAKTYLLREAVAKGFDDAAFLDRRGRLSEATIWNLAFWDGTAVVWPEAEVLHGITMAIVRRQLDRLGVPQRVAEVTLADLPGLAGAVVLNSWSPGIAVHGIGSAELPAAPSFVDLMHRAYEAEPLTAP, encoded by the coding sequence ATGACCCAGTTTGTCGCCCAGCTCGACGGCAAGGACGCGACCGCCGCGGAGCTGGCACCACTCGCCTTCTCCGGTTACGCCCATTTCACCGCCTTGCAGGTGCGCGACGGCCGGATCCGGGGCCTCGACCTGCACCTGAAGCGGCTCCGGGACGCCTCGGCGGAGATGTTCGGCACCGCGCTGCCCGACGAGCAGGTGCGCGCCCACGTGCGAACGGCCGTCGAAGCCGGTCCGGCCGATCTTTCCCTGACCGCCACGGTGTTCTCCGCCAACCGCGAGTTCACCGCGCCCGGCGGGCAGGCGAAGCTCTCCGTGCTGGTCCGCACCGGGCCCGCCGCCACTCCGCCCGCGGGCCCGCTCCGGCTGTCCGCGGTCGAGCACGAGCGGTTCCTGCCCGCCCGCAAGCACGTCGGCGAGGTGGCCAAGACCTACCTCCTGCGCGAGGCCGTCGCCAAGGGCTTCGACGACGCCGCCTTCCTCGACCGGCGCGGCAGGCTCAGCGAGGCCACCATCTGGAACCTCGCCTTCTGGGACGGCACCGCGGTGGTCTGGCCGGAGGCCGAAGTGCTCCACGGCATCACCATGGCCATCGTCCGGCGGCAGCTCGACCGCCTCGGCGTGCCCCAGCGCGTCGCCGAGGTCACCCTCGCCGACCTGCCGGGGCTCGCCGGGGCGGTGGTGCTGAACTCGTGGTCGCCGGGCATCGCGGTGCACGGCATCGGCTCGGCGGAGCTGCCCGCCGCACCGTCCTTTGTGGACCTCATGCACCGTGCCTACGAGGCGGAGCCGCTCACCGCCCCCTGA
- a CDS encoding GNAT family N-acetyltransferase, with translation MTSTLSAAAIESERVVVRKARDADRDGLIEVFTDPEVRRYLGGPRPRAQVEGFLDHLGAVEGGYVVADRETDAFFGMLALAPRDPDLPGHVTPEGGELELSYVLRQAAWGRGLAFEATTAVLRAAARELPEQPVLVVTQAANQAARKLAGRLGFEEVDTFEAHDAAQVLAVAPLGSFRE, from the coding sequence ATGACATCGACTTTGTCCGCGGCGGCCATCGAGTCGGAGCGGGTTGTGGTGCGCAAGGCGCGCGATGCCGATCGTGATGGGCTCATCGAGGTGTTCACCGATCCCGAGGTGAGGCGCTATCTGGGTGGGCCAAGGCCGCGTGCGCAGGTCGAAGGCTTCCTCGATCACCTGGGTGCGGTGGAGGGCGGTTACGTCGTCGCGGACCGGGAGACGGACGCGTTCTTCGGCATGCTGGCGCTCGCTCCCCGCGATCCCGACCTGCCCGGGCACGTCACCCCGGAGGGCGGCGAGTTGGAACTCTCGTACGTGCTGCGTCAAGCCGCCTGGGGGCGTGGCCTCGCTTTCGAAGCCACGACCGCCGTTCTGCGCGCCGCCGCACGGGAACTGCCCGAGCAGCCGGTGCTGGTGGTGACCCAGGCCGCGAACCAGGCCGCACGGAAACTGGCCGGACGACTGGGCTTCGAAGAAGTCGACACCTTCGAAGCCCACGACGCGGCGCAGGTACTCGCGGTCGCTCCGCTGGGGTCGTTCCGCGAGTAG
- the rox gene encoding rifampin monooxygenase — protein sequence MIDVLIAGAGPTGLMLAAELRLHGARVLVLEKEAEPPKYVRSLGLHVRSIEVMDQRGLLERFLANGKQAPLGGFFAGITTPAPDRLDTAHGYVLAIPQTTTDRLLAEHAVEAGAEIRRGCELTGLSQDGDGVTAELADGTRLRSRYLVGCDGGRSTVRKLLGIGFPGEPAKVETLLGEMEADAPVETVNSVVAKIRETLKGFGLGQLPDGAYRVVVPAESVSEDRSVPPTIEEVRQQLRVYAGTDFGVHSPRWLSRFTDATRLAERYRSGRVLLAGDAAHVHPPMGGQGLNLGLQDAFNLGWKLAADLGGWAPDGLLDSYESERRPVAADVLDNTRAQAVLMSTEPGPQAVRRLMTELVKFDEVNRYLIEMIIATSVRYDFGEGHDLLGKRLRDVTLERGRLYELTRTGRGLLLDQTGQLSVAGWADRVDHVVDVSEELDAPAVLLRPDGHVAWVGDDQRDLEDPLSRWFGPAN from the coding sequence TTGATCGACGTGCTCATCGCCGGCGCCGGGCCGACCGGCCTGATGCTGGCCGCCGAACTGCGACTGCACGGTGCACGCGTGCTCGTGCTGGAGAAGGAGGCCGAACCGCCCAAGTACGTCCGCTCGCTCGGACTGCACGTGCGCAGCATCGAGGTGATGGACCAGCGCGGCCTGCTGGAGCGGTTCCTCGCCAACGGAAAGCAGGCCCCGCTCGGCGGCTTTTTCGCCGGTATCACCACACCCGCGCCCGACCGGCTCGACACCGCGCACGGGTACGTCCTGGCCATTCCGCAGACCACCACCGACCGCCTGCTGGCCGAGCACGCGGTCGAGGCCGGCGCCGAGATCCGGCGCGGCTGCGAGCTGACCGGGCTGAGTCAGGACGGGGACGGGGTGACCGCGGAACTGGCCGACGGGACGCGGTTGCGCTCGCGGTACCTCGTCGGTTGCGACGGCGGCCGCAGCACGGTGCGCAAACTGCTCGGCATCGGCTTTCCCGGCGAACCGGCGAAGGTCGAGACGCTGCTGGGCGAGATGGAGGCGGACGCGCCGGTGGAAACGGTGAACTCCGTCGTCGCCAAGATCCGCGAGACCCTCAAGGGGTTCGGCCTCGGGCAACTCCCCGACGGCGCGTACCGCGTGGTCGTGCCCGCCGAAAGTGTGTCCGAGGACCGCTCGGTCCCGCCGACCATCGAGGAGGTCAGGCAGCAGCTGCGGGTCTACGCGGGTACCGACTTCGGCGTGCACTCACCGCGCTGGTTGTCCCGCTTCACCGACGCCACGCGGCTGGCCGAACGGTACCGGTCCGGGCGGGTCCTGCTCGCGGGCGACGCGGCGCACGTGCACCCGCCGATGGGCGGGCAGGGGCTCAACCTCGGCCTCCAGGACGCGTTCAACCTGGGCTGGAAGCTGGCGGCGGACCTCGGCGGCTGGGCACCGGACGGCCTACTGGACAGCTACGAGTCCGAACGTCGCCCGGTCGCGGCCGACGTGCTGGACAACACCCGCGCGCAGGCCGTGCTGATGTCCACCGAGCCGGGCCCGCAGGCAGTGCGACGGCTGATGACGGAGCTGGTGAAGTTCGACGAGGTGAACCGGTACCTCATCGAAATGATCATCGCGACCAGCGTGCGGTACGACTTCGGCGAGGGGCACGACCTGCTGGGCAAACGACTGCGGGACGTGACCCTCGAACGGGGCCGCCTCTACGAGCTGACGCGCACCGGCCGTGGCCTGCTGCTCGACCAAACCGGACAGCTCTCGGTCGCGGGCTGGGCGGATCGGGTCGATCACGTCGTCGACGTCAGCGAAGAACTAGACGCCCCAGCGGTCCTGCTGCGCCCAGACGGCCACGTGGCCTGGGTCGGCGACGACCAGCGGGACCTGGAAGACCCCCTTTCACGCTGGTTCGGCCCGGCAAACTGA
- a CDS encoding VOC family protein, with amino-acid sequence MSKVKRMEHVGVVVGDLEAAKAFFVELGLELEGEASLEGPTIDQINGLNGVRADVAMMRTPDGSGRLELCKYHTPSHQGGDSRAPANTPGIRHILFSVEGIDEVLERLRPHGAELVGELTQYENSYRLCYVRGPEGIIVELAEAIG; translated from the coding sequence ATGAGCAAGGTCAAGCGCATGGAACACGTCGGCGTTGTTGTCGGCGATCTCGAAGCGGCCAAGGCGTTCTTCGTCGAACTCGGCCTCGAACTGGAGGGCGAAGCCTCGCTCGAAGGCCCCACGATCGATCAGATCAACGGGCTCAACGGCGTTCGCGCGGACGTCGCGATGATGCGCACCCCGGACGGCAGCGGACGGCTCGAACTGTGCAAGTACCACACGCCTTCGCACCAGGGCGGCGACTCGCGCGCTCCGGCGAACACCCCCGGCATCCGCCACATCCTGTTCTCCGTGGAAGGCATCGACGAGGTGCTCGAACGACTGCGGCCGCACGGCGCCGAACTCGTCGGCGAGCTGACGCAGTACGAGAACAGCTACCGGCTCTGCTACGTCCGCGGCCCCGAAGGAATCATCGTCGAACTGGCCGAAGCGATCGGCTGA
- a CDS encoding ABC transporter substrate-binding protein, with the protein MLSSVRSRVLAVAAVVLCGSSCTVANSPSGDAGDAGSTLRVVLAQEPPTLEPCEASLTSTGVVVRSNISEPLLERDPGSGDLRPLLATAWRQTAPTTWTFDLRAGVIFHNGQPFTAQDAAFSIDRAVNSDLQCNVDGYVFDDDEKLGLEVSGDTGLTVHTVKPDPILPLRLSFVEMVPRTTSTTAKVREPVGTGPYAIESWETGVSITLRRNENYWGEPPAFPTARYVWRSEPSVRAAMITRGEADLATTLNPEDATEENSVAYPNNETTALRLDGREAPLDDIRVRKAIGMAVDREGIVGTLLAGLAEPAAQLIPDGVVGFNPTLKAAAYDPEAARALIREAAADGVPVEKKITLVARNTQFPRVAETAEALQYELAQVGLNVQIQMADTAAHLEYQLRPFPADVGPVALLIMHGNQAGDAAFTTSQYLRSNGPQSTFGTPELDARIAEAGGLAGPVRQDAFAAIFADQNESVAQYVHLAHMRGLLGIAKSVRYQPDSATGDEMRLAAVRPASAGEAR; encoded by the coding sequence ATGCTGTCTTCCGTACGTTCCCGCGTCCTCGCGGTCGCGGCGGTGGTCCTGTGCGGCAGTTCCTGCACCGTGGCGAACAGTCCGTCGGGCGACGCCGGAGACGCGGGCAGTACGTTGCGCGTCGTCCTCGCGCAGGAACCGCCGACCCTCGAACCCTGCGAAGCCTCGCTCACCTCGACCGGCGTGGTGGTCCGCTCCAACATCAGCGAACCGCTGCTGGAACGGGATCCCGGTTCCGGTGACCTGCGCCCGCTGCTGGCCACGGCCTGGCGGCAGACCGCGCCGACCACCTGGACCTTCGACCTCCGTGCCGGGGTCATCTTCCACAATGGACAACCGTTCACCGCGCAGGACGCCGCCTTCTCCATCGACCGCGCGGTGAACTCGGACCTCCAGTGCAATGTGGACGGTTACGTCTTCGATGACGACGAGAAGCTGGGCCTGGAGGTCAGCGGGGACACCGGGCTGACCGTGCACACCGTCAAGCCGGACCCGATCCTGCCGCTGCGGCTGAGCTTCGTCGAGATGGTGCCGCGCACCACGAGCACCACGGCGAAGGTGCGCGAACCGGTGGGCACCGGGCCCTACGCCATCGAGAGCTGGGAGACCGGGGTGTCGATCACCTTGCGGCGCAACGAGAACTACTGGGGAGAACCACCGGCGTTCCCGACCGCGCGCTACGTCTGGCGTTCGGAGCCGAGCGTGCGGGCGGCGATGATCACCCGCGGGGAGGCCGATCTGGCCACCACGCTCAATCCCGAGGACGCGACCGAGGAGAACTCGGTGGCCTACCCCAACAACGAGACCACCGCGCTGCGGCTGGACGGCCGCGAAGCCCCGCTCGACGACATCCGGGTGCGCAAGGCGATCGGCATGGCGGTCGACCGCGAAGGCATCGTCGGCACCCTGCTGGCCGGGCTGGCCGAACCGGCCGCGCAGCTGATCCCGGACGGGGTGGTCGGCTTCAACCCGACGCTCAAGGCCGCGGCCTACGACCCGGAAGCCGCCCGCGCGCTGATCCGCGAGGCCGCCGCCGACGGCGTGCCGGTCGAGAAGAAGATCACCCTGGTGGCCAGGAACACCCAGTTCCCCAGGGTGGCCGAGACCGCCGAAGCGCTGCAGTACGAACTGGCGCAGGTCGGGTTGAACGTGCAGATCCAGATGGCGGACACCGCGGCGCACCTGGAGTACCAGCTGCGGCCGTTCCCGGCCGACGTCGGCCCGGTCGCCCTGCTGATCATGCACGGCAACCAGGCGGGCGACGCGGCGTTCACCACGAGCCAGTACCTGCGCTCCAACGGCCCGCAGTCCACCTTCGGCACTCCCGAACTCGACGCCAGGATCGCCGAAGCCGGTGGGCTGGCCGGACCGGTCCGGCAGGACGCGTTCGCGGCGATCTTCGCCGACCAGAACGAATCCGTGGCGCAGTACGTGCACCTGGCCCACATGCGCGGCCTGCTCGGCATCGCGAAATCCGTGCGGTACCAACCGGATTCGGCGACCGGGGACGAGATGCGCCTGGCCGCCGTGCGGCCGGCGTCGGCTGGAGAGGCGCGCTGA
- a CDS encoding aldo/keto reductase: MQTRRIGGTQVSAIGLGGMPMSVQGRPDESRSVATIHAALEAGVTLIDTADAYHLDTSDPGHNESLIARALASFPGDTSAVLVATKGGHTRPGGAWALDGSPAHLKRAAEASLKRLGTEALGLYQFHRPDPEVPYAESIGALAELLDEGKIRFAGISNANPEQIRLANEILGGRLAAVQNEFSPAFRSSEPELELCSELGIAFLPWSPLGGITKAEDLGSRFAPFAEVARAHDASPQQVTLAWMLAKSPVVIPIPGSSRPETIRASAAAVHLELSDAELAALDGQGAVSGSAS; the protein is encoded by the coding sequence ATGCAGACGCGCCGGATCGGCGGAACCCAGGTCAGCGCCATCGGACTCGGCGGCATGCCGATGTCGGTCCAGGGCAGGCCGGACGAGAGCCGGTCGGTGGCCACCATCCACGCCGCGCTGGAGGCCGGGGTCACGCTGATCGACACCGCGGACGCCTACCACCTCGACACGAGCGATCCCGGGCACAACGAATCGCTGATCGCCCGCGCGCTGGCGAGCTTTCCCGGCGACACCTCCGCCGTGCTGGTCGCCACCAAGGGCGGCCACACCCGGCCCGGCGGGGCGTGGGCGCTCGACGGCTCGCCTGCCCACCTCAAGCGCGCCGCCGAGGCTTCGCTGAAACGGCTCGGCACCGAAGCGCTGGGGTTGTACCAGTTCCACCGGCCGGACCCGGAGGTTCCGTACGCCGAATCCATCGGTGCGCTGGCCGAACTGCTCGACGAGGGCAAGATCCGCTTCGCCGGCATCTCGAACGCGAACCCGGAGCAGATCCGGCTGGCGAACGAGATCCTCGGCGGCAGGCTCGCCGCCGTGCAGAACGAGTTCTCGCCCGCGTTCCGCTCCAGCGAACCGGAACTCGAGCTGTGCAGCGAACTCGGCATCGCCTTCCTGCCGTGGAGCCCGCTCGGCGGTATCACCAAGGCGGAGGACCTCGGCTCGCGGTTCGCCCCGTTCGCCGAGGTGGCGCGGGCGCACGACGCCAGTCCGCAGCAGGTCACCCTGGCGTGGATGCTGGCGAAGTCGCCGGTGGTCATCCCGATCCCCGGTTCGTCGCGCCCGGAGACCATCCGGGCTTCGGCCGCGGCGGTGCACCTGGAGCTGTCCGATGCCGAGCTGGCCGCGCTCGACGGTCAGGGGGCGGTGAGCGGCTCCGCCTCGTAG
- a CDS encoding 2-hydroxyacid dehydrogenase has translation MTGSVLQLCPLLPSLETALSAHRTVRLFEQADGYLAEHGAEFTAAITSARIGVPDEVMDALPRLGAIVHFGVGYETTDVARARARGIDVSNTPDVLTDCVADLAVGGLIDVMRRLTAADRFVRRGDWTSTAYPLATKVSGKKIGVLGLGRIGRAIATRLTGFGVELSYHSRRPADGVPYRYVDSAVALAAEADALVVAVAGGEETRGLVSADVLAALGPDGYLVNVSRGSVVDEPALVAALTGGKLAGAALDVFAAEPEVPAPLLDLDSVLLLPHIASATTETREAMGELAFRNLDQFLTTGSLLTPVP, from the coding sequence ATGACCGGCTCCGTTCTCCAACTCTGCCCGCTGCTGCCGTCGCTGGAAACCGCGCTCTCGGCACACCGCACCGTGCGGTTGTTCGAGCAGGCCGACGGCTATCTGGCGGAGCACGGCGCGGAGTTCACCGCGGCGATCACCAGCGCCAGGATCGGGGTGCCGGACGAGGTGATGGACGCACTGCCCCGGCTCGGCGCGATCGTCCACTTCGGAGTCGGATACGAAACCACCGACGTGGCGCGGGCCCGCGCGCGGGGCATCGACGTGAGCAACACGCCCGACGTGCTCACCGACTGCGTCGCCGACCTCGCCGTCGGCGGCCTGATCGACGTCATGCGCAGGCTCACCGCGGCGGACCGCTTCGTCCGCCGCGGCGACTGGACCAGTACGGCGTATCCGCTGGCCACCAAGGTCAGCGGCAAGAAGATCGGGGTGCTGGGCCTCGGCCGGATCGGCCGCGCGATCGCCACCCGGCTGACCGGCTTCGGTGTCGAGCTGAGCTACCACTCGCGCCGTCCGGCCGACGGGGTGCCGTACCGCTACGTGGATTCGGCCGTGGCGCTCGCCGCCGAGGCCGACGCGCTGGTGGTCGCGGTGGCGGGCGGTGAGGAAACCCGCGGCCTGGTCTCGGCCGACGTGCTCGCCGCGCTCGGCCCCGACGGTTACCTGGTCAACGTCTCCCGCGGTTCCGTGGTCGACGAACCCGCACTGGTGGCGGCGCTGACCGGGGGCAAGCTGGCCGGCGCCGCGCTCGACGTGTTCGCCGCGGAGCCCGAGGTCCCCGCGCCGCTGCTGGACCTGGATTCGGTCCTGCTGTTGCCGCATATCGCCAGTGCCACCACGGAAACCCGGGAAGCCATGGGAGAGCTGGCTTTCCGTAACCTCGACCAGTTCCTCACCACCGGCTCACTGCTCACCCCGGTCCCCTAG
- a CDS encoding NAD(P)H-binding protein encodes MSPKRTDCANGVPRSSPGISTTPRSLPPAFDGVHDLWLLVPNGPRAPENNMNALWAARQAGVERVVRLSVVGAAHDAPNRSGRLHALSDRETGESGLRWTILRPHWFMQNLLNEAGDIAATGTLSMNMASARLGMIDARDIAESAASVLLDDPDRHHGKAYTLTGPRSLTFDEVAAELEKVLGRSVAHLPVSDDVKRETLLGYGVPAWIADMLEEYARAYASGWGDFTTDAVAGLLGRPPRDFADFARDHAAAFRG; translated from the coding sequence ATGAGTCCAAAGCGGACGGACTGCGCGAACGGGGTGCCGAGGTCGTCACCGGGGATCTCGACGACCCCCCGTTCGCTGCCGCCCGCCTTCGATGGCGTGCACGACCTGTGGCTGCTCGTGCCGAACGGGCCGCGCGCGCCGGAGAACAACATGAACGCCCTGTGGGCCGCGCGCCAGGCCGGGGTGGAACGTGTGGTGCGCCTGTCCGTGGTCGGCGCCGCGCACGACGCGCCGAACCGCAGCGGCAGGCTGCACGCGCTGTCCGACCGGGAAACCGGGGAATCGGGGCTGCGCTGGACGATCCTGCGTCCGCACTGGTTCATGCAGAATCTGCTGAACGAGGCGGGTGACATCGCCGCCACCGGCACGCTTTCGATGAACATGGCTTCGGCGCGGCTCGGCATGATCGACGCGCGTGACATCGCCGAAAGCGCGGCCAGTGTGCTGCTCGACGACCCCGATCGCCACCACGGCAAGGCATACACGCTCACCGGCCCGCGCTCGCTGACGTTCGACGAGGTCGCCGCGGAGCTGGAAAAGGTGCTCGGCCGATCCGTCGCCCACCTGCCGGTCAGCGACGACGTCAAGCGCGAGACGCTGCTCGGTTACGGCGTTCCCGCCTGGATCGCGGACATGCTGGAGGAGTACGCGCGGGCCTACGCCTCGGGCTGGGGCGACTTCACCACCGACGCGGTCGCCGGGCTGCTCGGCCGTCCGCCACGGGACTTCGCCGACTTCGCGCGCGACCACGCGGCAGCGTTCCGCGGCTGA